One stretch of Ursus arctos isolate Adak ecotype North America unplaced genomic scaffold, UrsArc2.0 scaffold_37, whole genome shotgun sequence DNA includes these proteins:
- the LOC130542562 gene encoding proline-rich protein 36-like yields MFLATYRAYATTQEVLDQLVTSYGCVLSSWDEIGGDQEQRGTVISSILGTWLDHYPEDFFQPPEFPCLKTLLAYVGFLVPGSDLEQRAWLLLSRLRHLEPAEPEAGAAAPQRDPQPRRKLVPAPTVVPDAASEPELENPITAAGAQQLKRAGTSSVVSGPVQLVVRALIHREDVQESPAPLESQEPQQAPAPATEVPEEPEMTPPTSEPRQDILTALTLCRELQESPAPLESLEPEQAPALPMEVPEGTLMPPALSETAQDILTALTPSQELQEPRPALAAPEPEQPAAPPSEVPEEPLRPRPMSQPTEDTLTALTPYQELEDPPAPFAAPAPTHAAALALEVPEGSLMPLAVSEEAEDTLTALTNGHELQEPPASMAAPEPEQASAPAMEVPEGPLMPPALSEPAQDILTALTPCRKLQEPPAPLAAPEPEQAAVLAMEVPQEPLRPRDMSDPAEDILTALTLCQVLERSPAPLTVRESEQAPAPAMEVPEEPVMTPAISEPRQDILTARTLCRELQESPAPLESLEPEQAPALPMEVPEGTLMPPALSETVQDILTALTPSQELQEPRPALAAPEPEQPAAPPSEVPEEPLRPRPMSQPTEDILTALTPCEELEDRPALFAATAPTHAAAPPSEVPEEPLRPRPLSEPTEDILRALTLSQVQEESPAPLTVQEPEQAPAPAMEVAEERVMTAPISGPRQDILKALTPCQDLEDPPAPFAARAPAHAATLTMEVPEGPLMPPALSEPAQDMLTALTPCQELQEPPPPLAAPEPEQPAAPASEVPEEPLGPRLMSQPTDDILPALTPCQELEDRPALFAAPAPTHAAAPTVEVPEGPPMPLAMSEEAEDTLTALTNGQELQEPLASMAAPEPEQAPAPAMEVPERPLMPPALSKTAQEMQTALTRCQKLQEPPAPLAAPEPEQAAVLAMEVPQEPLRPRDMSDPAEGILTALTLCQVLERSPAPLTVRESEQAPAPAMEVPEEPEMTPPTSEPRQDILTALTLCRELQESPAPLESLEPEQAPALPMEVPEGTLMPPALSETAQDILTALTPSQELQEPRPALAAPEPEQPAAPPSEVPEEPLRPRPMSQPTEDILTALTPCEELEDRPALFAATAPTHAAAPPSEVPEEPLRPRPISEPTEDILRALTLSQAQEESPAPLTVREPEQAPAPAMEVAEERVMTAPISGPRQDILKALTPCQDLEDPPAPFAARAPAHAATLTMEVPEGPLMPPALSEPAQDMLTALTPCQELQEPPPPLAAPEPEQPAAPASEVPEEPLGPRLMSQPTDDILPALTPCQELEDRPALFAAPAPTHAAAPTVEVPEGPPMPLAVSEEAEDTLTALTNGQELQEPLASMAAPEPEQAPAPAMEVPERPLMPPALSKTAQEMQTALTPCQKLQEPPAPLAAPEPELAPVLAMQVPEEPLWPRDMSEPAEAILTTRTLCRELEESPAPFAAPAPAHAAALALEVPEGPLMPLAMSEPPEDVHRALTPCQQLQEPPPALAAPEPEQPAAPPSEVPEEPCRPRLMSQPTDDILTALTPCEELEDRPALFAATAPTHAAAPTMEVPEGPLMPPALSEPAQDILTALTPCQELQEPPPPLAAPEPEQPAAPATEVPEEPLRPRPISEPTEDILRALTLSQVQEESPAPLTAREPEQAPAPAMEVPEERVMTAPISEPRQDILSALTPCQELEDPPAPLAAPVPAHAAALTMEVPEGPLMSLALSEPAEDIHRALTPCQQLQEPPAPLAAPESKQATAPVIGLAEGRRLPPLSVEHPASAPAPEQPFLLAESPKDGFPSPVIPVFLIFALFMHLFHSLIRSGL; encoded by the exons atgttcctggccacatacagagcttacgctaccacccaggaggtgctggaccagctggtgacaag ctacggatgcgtcctctcttcctgggacgagatcggcggagaccaggagcagcggggcac ggtcatctcctccatcctgggcacctggctggaccactaccctgaagatttcttccagcccccagaatttccctgcctaaagacactactggcatacgtagggttcctcgtgccaggctcagacctggagcaacgtgcctggctcctcctctctcggctgcgacacctcgagcccgctgagccggaggctgggg cagcagccccacagcgagatccgcaaccgcgccgaaagctagtcccagctcccactgtggtgcctgatgcagcttcagagcctgagctggaaaatcccatcactgctgctggagctcagcaactcaaaagagcagggacgtcatctgtcgtgtcgggcccagtgcagctggtggtcagagctctgatccaccgtgaggacgtccaagagtcacctgcacccttggaaagccaggagcctcagcaggccccagcaccagccacggaggtccctgaagagcccgagatgacacctcccacgtcagagccacggcaggatatactcacagctctgactctctgtcgggagctacaagagtcacctgcacctttggaaagcctggagcccgagcaggctccagcactacctatggaggtccctgaggggaccctgatgccacctgccctgtcggagacggcgcaggacatactcactgctctgactccctctcaggagctccaggagccacgcccggccttggcagcgccggagcccgagcagcctgcagcaccaccttcggaggtccctgaagagccccttaggccgcgtcccatgtcacagccaacagaggatacactcacagctctgactccctatcaggagcttgaagacccacctgcacctttcgcagccccagcgcccacgcacgctgcagcactagctctggaggtccctgaagggtcccttatgccacttgccgtgtcagaggaagcggaggatacactcacagctctgacgaacggtcatgagctgcaagagccaccggcatctatggcagccccagagcccgagcaggcctctgctccagctatggaggtccctgaagggcccctgatgccacctgccctgtcggagccggcgcaggacatactcacagctctgactccctgtcggaagctccaagagccacctgcgcccttggcagccccggagcccgagcaggctgcagtcctagctatggaggtccctcaagagcccctcaggccacgtgacatgtcagacccagcggaggatatactcacagctctgactctctgtcaggtgctagaaaggtcacctgcacctttgacagtgcgggaatctgagcaggctccggcaccagccatggaggtccctgaagagcccgtgatgacacctgccatttcagagccacggcaggatatactcacagctcggactctctgtcgggagctacaagagtcacctgcacctttggaaagcctggagcccgagcaggctccagcactacctatggaggtccctgaggggaccctgatgccacctgccctgtcggagacggtgcaggacatactcactgctctgactccctctcaggagctccaggagccacgtccggccttggcagcgccggagcccgagcagcctgcagcaccaccttcggaggtccctgaagagccccttaggccacgtcccatgtcacagccaacagaggatatactcacagctctgactccctgtgaagagcttgaagaccgacctgcactttttgcagccacggcgcccacacacgctgcagcaccaccttcggaggtccctgaagagccccttaggccacgtcccctatcagagccaacagaggatatactcagggctctgaccctctctcaggtgcaagaagagtcacctgcacctttgacagtgcaggagcctgagcaggctccggcaccagccatggaggtcgctgaagagcgcgtgatgacagctcccatttcagggccacggcaggatatactcaaagctctgacaccatgtcaggatcttgaagacccacctgcacctttcgcagcccgagcgcccgcgcatgctgcaacactaactatggaggtccctgaagggcccctgatgccacctgccctgtcggagccggcgcaggacatgctcactgctctgactccctgtcaggagctccaagagccacctccgcccttggcagcaccggagcccgagcagcctgcagcaccagcttcggaggtccctgaagagccccttgggccacgtctcatgtcacagcccacagatgatatactcccagctctgactccctgtcaggagcttgaagaccgaccggcacttttcgcagccccggcgcccacgcacgctgcagcaccaactgtggaggtccctgaagggcccccgatgccacttgccatgtcagaggaagcggaggatacactcacagctctgacgaacggtcaggagctgcaagagccactggcatctatggcagccccagagcccgagcaggctccagctccagctatggaggtccctgaaaggcccctgatgccacctgccctgtcgaagacggcgcaggagatgcaaacagctctgactcgctgtcagaagctccaagagccacctgcgcccttggcagccccggagcccgagcaggctgcagtcctagctatggaggtccctcaagagcccctcaggccacgtgacatgtcagacccagcggagggtatactcacagctctgactctctgtcaggtgctagaaaggtcacctgcacctttgacagtgcgggaatctgagcaggctccggcaccagccatggaggtccctgaagagcccgagatgacacctcccacgtcagagccacggcaggatatactcacagctctgactctctgtcgggagctacaagagtcacctgcacctttggaaagcctggagcccgagcaggctccagcactacctatggaggtccctgaggggaccctgatgccacctgccctgtcggagacggcgcaggacatactcactgctctgactccctctcaggagctccaggagccacgtccggccttggcagcgccggagcccgagcagcctgcagcaccaccttcggaggtccctgaagagccccttaggccacgtcccatgtcacagccaacagaggatatactcacagctctgactccctgtgaagagcttgaagaccgacctgcactttttgcagccacggcgcccacacacgctgcagcaccaccttcggaggtccctgaagagccccttaggccacgtcccatatcagagccaacagaggatatactcagggctctgaccctctctcaggcgcaagaagagtcacctgcacctttgacagtgcgggagcctgagcaggctccggcaccagccatggaggtcgctgaagagcgcgtgatgacagctcccatttcagggccacggcaggatatactcaaagctctgacaccatgtcaggatcttgaagacccacctgcacctttcgcagcccgagcgcccgcgcatgctgcaacactaactatggaggtccctgaagggcccctgatgccacctgccctgtcggagccggcgcaggacatgctcactgctctgactccctgtcaggagctccaagagccacctccgcccttggcagcaccggagcccgagcagcctgcagcaccagcttcggaggtccctgaagagccccttgggccacgtctcatgtcacagcccacagatgatatactcccagctctgactccctgtcaggagcttgaagaccgaccggcacttttcgcagccccggcgcccacgcacgctgcagcaccaactgtggaggtccctgaagggcccccgatgccacttgccgtgtcagaggaagcggaggatacactcacagctctgacgaacggtcaggagctgcaagagccactggcatctatggcagccccagagcccgagcaggctccagctccagctatggaggtccctgaaaggcccctgatgccacctgccctgtcgaagacggcgcaggagatgcaaacagctctgactccctgtcagaagctccaagagccacctgcgcccttggcagccccggagcccgagctggctccagtcctagctatgcaggtccctgaagagcccctttggccacgtgacatgtcagagccagcggaggctatactcacaactcggactctctgtcgggagctagaagagtcacctgcaccttttgcagccccggcgcccgcgcacgctgcagcactagctctggaggtccctgaagggcccctgatgccgcttgccatgtctgagccaccggaggatgtacacagagctctgaccccctgtcagcagctccaagagccacctccggccttggctgcgccggagcccgagcagcctgcagcaccaccttcggaggtccctgaagagccctgtaggccacgtctcatgtcacagccaacggatgatatactcacagctctgactccctgtgaagagcttgaagaccgacctgcactttttgcagccacggcgcccacacacgctgcagcaccaactatggaggtccctgaagggcccctgatgccacctgccctgtcggagccggcgcaggacatactcactgctctgactccctgtcaggagctccaagagccacctccgcccttggcagcaccagaacccgagcagcctgcagcaccagctacggaggtccctgaggagccccttaggccacgtcccatatcagagccaacagaggatatactcagggcgctgaccctctctcaggtgcaagaagagtcacctgcacctttgacagcgcgggagcctgagcaggctccggcaccagccatggaggtccctgaagagcgcgtgatgacagctcccatttcagagccacggcaggatatactcagcgctctgactccctgtcaggagcttgaagacccacctgcacctttggcagccccggtgcccgcgcacgctgcggcactaactatggaggtccctgaagggcccctgatgtcacttgccttgtcagagccagcggaggatatacacagagctctgactccctgtcagcagctacaagagccacctgcacctttggcagccccagagtccaagcaggctacagcaccagttatcgggcttgccgaagggcgccgcctaccacctctctcagtggagcatccggcctcggccccggccccggagcagccgttcctgctcgctgaatccccaaaggatggcttcccctcccctgtcattccagtgtttctaatttttgcgttgttcatgcacctatttcatagcttaatacgttctggtctataa